From Streptomyces sp. SAI-135:
AGGGGGTGAGCACCCGACCGGGTGCTCACCCCCTCAGAACATCTGTGAGAGCCGCTGGTGACGACCGCTGTGCCGGGCCTGCTACTGGCCGCCCTGCTCGTCGCGGCGCCGCTGCCAGCGCTGCTCGATCCGGTCCATCATCGAGCGCTTCTGGCGTCCCTGGCGGCGAGCGTGCGGGGCACCTGCGGCGGGCTGCTCGCCCGGCTTGGGAGCCTTGCGCCAGCCGGTCACGGCGAGCACCGCGCATCCCAGCATGACGAGGAAGCCCACCACGCTGAGCCACACCTGCTTGGCGACCATACCGGCCATGAGGAGCGCGATACCCACGAGGAAGCCGGCGACCGCCTGGTAGACCCGCCGCCGGGTGTACGTACGCAGCCCGCTTCCCTCGAGCGCCGACGCGAACTTGGGATCTTCGGCGTACAGCGCTCGCTCCATCTGCTCGAGCATGCGCTGCTCGTGCTCCGAGAGCGGCACGGAGTCCTCCTCATCGTGCAGTCGCCGGGGCGACCCGGGGGGTCCCTTCAGGATAGGCAGGGAATCGCCCCCGTGAAACCCGCCCCTCTGCGCCAATTGGCCAACCGGATTCCGCCATGAACGCTCCGGCTGCTGAATCTTGCATTCCCCAGCGGCCGTCCCGTCATGCCGGGCGGTCTCCCTCGATCATACGGCGCTGAGCGCGGGATCGGGGGGCCTGTGGCGTACTCCATGCGCCATCAAGTACCTGATCAGCACTCCGGCGCAGAGGGCGACTCAGGCC
This genomic window contains:
- a CDS encoding DUF3040 domain-containing protein, with translation MPLSEHEQRMLEQMERALYAEDPKFASALEGSGLRTYTRRRVYQAVAGFLVGIALLMAGMVAKQVWLSVVGFLVMLGCAVLAVTGWRKAPKPGEQPAAGAPHARRQGRQKRSMMDRIEQRWQRRRDEQGGQ